In Silene latifolia isolate original U9 population chromosome X, ASM4854445v1, whole genome shotgun sequence, the following proteins share a genomic window:
- the LOC141622177 gene encoding UDP-glycosyltransferase 71A16-like: MTKTELIFVPTPAMGHLLSTVEFAKLIVRTNPNISIIFLIYHFVINEPTQINSYIESQSRELDPDQIDFITLPPLSNPPDPALYLTFIHLQNPLIRKAVQDRPSKPAAFVLDLMNASMIDIANELRIPSYIYFTAGANLLHTMLHFQEVADEQGIVDVTLLTDDPESELDLPGFTNPVPNKVLPSVFIDKDSIWPKKIIDHVRRFREAKGILVNSFTELGANTIDVLQRQEHVPTIYPVGPILSLDDSKPSNDEEFIVNWLDGQPKASVVFLCFGSMGFFNAEQVKEIAEGLDRSGYRFIWSLRKPAEVGTVAGLPSEHMIFDEALPDGFIDRTGHKGKIIPWAPQVVVLAHQAIGGFVSHCGWNSILESIWFGVPLATWPMYSEQQLNAFTLVKELGLSVEIKMDYRWDLRKQKGNYLVKAKEVEIGVKKVMNMDEKMKSKVHEMSQKSRKVLQANDGSSHDSLTRFIAEINQDTRLS, encoded by the coding sequence ATGACAAAAACTGAGCTAATATTTGTGCCTACACCGGCGATGGGCCATTTGCTCTCAACAGTTGAGTTCGCTAAACTCATTGTTCGAACTAACCCTAACATTTCAATTATATTCCTAATTTACCACTTTGTTATCAACGAACCtacacaaattaactcttacatTGAGTCCCAGTCACGTGAACTCGACCCTGACCAAATCGACTTCATTACTCTACCACCCCTCTCAAACCCACCTGATCCCGCCCTTTACCTAACTTTCATCCACCTCCAAAATCCTTTAATCAGGAAAGCGGTCCAAGACCGTCCATCAAAACCGGCCGCATTTGTCCTCGACCTTATGAATGCATCCATGATTGATATTGCTAACGAGTTACGCATCCCTTCTTATATTTACTTCACTGCTGGTGCTAACTTGTTACACACCATGTTACATTTCCAAGAGGTTGCGGATGAACAAGGAATTGTTGACGTCACCTTGTTAACGGATGACCCGGAAAGCGAGCTGGATCTACCCGGGTTTACGAACCCGGTACCTAATAAGGTCTTGCCTTCGGTGTTTATTGATAAGGACAGTATTTGGCCTAAAAAAATCATTGATCACGTAAGAAGATTTAGAGAAGCCAAGGGTATTCTTGTCAATTCATTTACGGAATTGGGAGCTAACACCATCGATGTCTTACAAAGACAAGAACACGTTCCTACAATTTATCCTGTTGGGCCGATTTTATCGTTAGACGATTCTAAACCGTCTAATGATGAAGAGTTTATAGTAAATTGGTTAGACGGTCAGCCAAAGGCTTCAGTAGTGTTCTTATGCTTCGGGAGCATGGGATTTTTTAATGCGGAACAAGTGAAGGAAATAGCAGAGGGCCTAGACCGGTCTGGTTATCGGTTCATATGGTCACTTAGAAAACCGGCAGAAGTTGGTACAGTTGCCGGTTTACCAAGTGAGCATATGATATTCGATGAGGCCTTGCCCGACGGCTTTATAGACCGGACGGGCCATAAAGGGAAAATAATCCCATGGGCTCCCCAAGTAGTGGTCCTAGCCCACCAAGCAATAGGTGGGTTTGTGTCACATTGTGGGTGGAACTCGATACTAGAGAGTATATGGTTCGGGGTCCCATTGGCTACATGGCCTATGTACTCGGAGCAACAATTGAACGCGTTTACGCTAGTTAAGGAGTTAGGATTATCAGtggagataaaaatggattatagATGGGATTTGAGGAAACAAAAGGGGAATTATTTGGTGAAGGCAAAGGAAGTAGAGATTGGTGTTAAGAAAGTCATGAATATGGACGAAAAAATGAAGAGTAAAGTGCATGAGATGAGTCAAAAGAGTAGGAAAGTTTTGCAAGCCAATGACGGATCTTCGCACGATTCCTTGACTCGTTTCATCGCAGAAATTAACCAAGATACTCGTTTATCTTGA